CCTTGCTCTTCTTCCATATGCGAAGCGCGTTTGTTATCGGCAGAAACACCGCCGATCGCTTCACGCATCTTCGTATCCGCCATGACGTTATGCATGTTGTAATAATCCATGACACCGAGTTTGCCTTCGCGAAGTGCCATCGCCATCGCATGCGGTACTTCCGCTTCGGCTTCTACGACTTTGGCATTCATCTCTTGCGTATATGCTTTCATTTCTTGTTCTTTGGCAACAGCCATCGCACGACGTTCTTCGGCTTTTGCCTGTGCGATGCGTTTGTCTGCTTCGGCTTGGTCTGTCATCAGTTCCGCACCGATGTTGCGGCCGACATCGACATCGGCGATATCAATAGACAATATCTCGAACGCCGTTCCCGCATCAAGACCTTTGTCAAGAACGGTACGCGAGATATCATCAGGATTCGCGAGCACGTCTTTATGATCGTCCGACGAACCGACTGTCGTAACGATCCCTTCACCGACACGCGCGATGATCGTCGCTTCACCGGCACCACCGACAAGACGGTCGATGTTGGCGCGTACCGTAACACGCGCCTTGATCTTCAGCTCGATACCGTTCTGCGCCACAGCCGATACGACAGGCGTTTCGATAACTTTCGGATTAACGCTCATCTGTACTGCCTCGAGTACATCACGACCTGCAAGGTCGATCGCCGCCGAGCGTTCAAACGTAAGCGGTATCTGTGCACGATGTGCCGCAATAAGCGCATCGACGACGCGGTCTACGTTACCGCCTGCGAGGAAATGTGCTTCCAGCTGATTGACGTTGACCGTAAGGCCTGCTTTGTTCGCTTTGATAAGCGGAAGCACGATATTCGACGGCGGTACACGACGAAGACGCATCCCGATAAGCGTCATGATACCGACATGAACACCTGCCGCCATTGCGGATATCCACAGTCCGATCGGTACGAAGTGGAAGAAAAGACCGATACCCAATACGATCAGAATAAATACAAAACCTGTTCCCAATAAATCAAACAATCTCATGACCTCCTTTTATTTTACGCGGTGCACGACGATACGCATACCGACGGCTTCCGCTACAACGACACGTTCGCCTTCTTCGATGTAGGCACCCGTTGAAACGACATCATATATCTTGCCGTTGATCTCTACCTTACCCGAAGGACGAAGTTCTGCCGTAACGATGCCTTCCTTGCCGACGAGCATACCGTAGTCGTCCACACTATTATACCCTGCTTCAGCCGATTCTGTTTCGCGCAGAACAACACGTTCCCACAGCTTACTGCTCGGAAGTTTCGTCGCAATAAACGCGAACGCTATGACCGCCAAGACAAGACCCGCGAGCAGAACCTTAACGGCATCGA
This genomic stretch from Selenomonadales bacterium harbors:
- the floA gene encoding flotillin-like protein FloA (flotillin-like protein involved in membrane lipid rafts) produces the protein MRLFDLLGTGFVFILIVLGIGLFFHFVPIGLWISAMAAGVHVGIMTLIGMRLRRVPPSNIVLPLIKANKAGLTVNVNQLEAHFLAGGNVDRVVDALIAAHRAQIPLTFERSAAIDLAGRDVLEAVQMSVNPKVIETPVVSAVAQNGIELKIKARVTVRANIDRLVGGAGEATIIARVGEGIVTTVGSSDDHKDVLANPDDISRTVLDKGLDAGTAFEILSIDIADVDVGRNIGAELMTDQAEADKRIAQAKAEERRAMAVAKEQEMKAYTQEMNAKVVEAEAEVPHAMAMALREGKLGVMDYYNMHNVMADTKMREAIGGVSADNKRASHMEEEQG
- a CDS encoding serine protease, which translates into the protein MTIFADLHTMMNVLLLAVVFIAILTEIKTAGMGVGAIIGLVGAGIFFYAQSQSGTVGWWEIGLFLLGTLFLLMEILFTGVGLFAVLGISSIFVSLIWAMGGDIDAVKVLLAGLVLAVIAFAFIATKLPSSKLWERVVLRETESAEAGYNSVDDYGMLVGKEGIVTAELRPSGKVEINGKIYDVVSTGAYIEEGERVVVAEAVGMRIVVHRVK